Proteins encoded by one window of Streptomyces sp. LX-29:
- a CDS encoding VOC family protein, producing the protein MTEAPARCAPGTPCWTSLMVHSLNATQDFYHSLFGWEFRPGPQQLGAYVRATLDGQSVAGIGELPPERHLPIAWTTYLASDDADDTAEQIRSCGGTVAVGPLDAEEAGRMVIASDPSGAVFGVWQARAHLGAEREGVPGTPVWRELVTYETTTAGKFYQAVFGYEAEALVSADFDYVTLHLAGRPVAAVHGVGHGLPRDRGPHWMTYFEVEDADAATRRVTELGGQVLQPPRDGATGRLATVADPEGAVFTVVRTAR; encoded by the coding sequence ATGACCGAGGCACCGGCTCGGTGCGCACCGGGCACCCCCTGTTGGACAAGTCTGATGGTGCACAGCCTGAACGCGACGCAGGACTTCTACCATTCCCTGTTCGGCTGGGAGTTCCGTCCCGGACCGCAGCAGCTCGGCGCGTACGTCCGAGCGACTCTCGACGGGCAGAGCGTGGCCGGTATCGGTGAACTGCCGCCCGAGCGCCACCTCCCGATCGCCTGGACCACCTATCTGGCCTCCGACGACGCCGACGACACCGCGGAGCAGATCCGCAGCTGCGGCGGCACCGTGGCGGTGGGCCCGCTGGACGCGGAGGAGGCCGGCCGGATGGTGATCGCCTCCGATCCCTCGGGGGCGGTGTTCGGGGTGTGGCAGGCCAGGGCGCACCTGGGGGCGGAGCGCGAGGGCGTGCCCGGCACCCCGGTCTGGCGCGAACTGGTCACCTACGAGACCACGACCGCCGGCAAGTTCTACCAGGCGGTCTTCGGCTATGAGGCGGAGGCGCTCGTCTCGGCCGACTTCGACTACGTCACCCTGCACCTGGCGGGCCGGCCGGTGGCGGCCGTGCACGGGGTCGGGCACGGCCTGCCGCGCGACCGCGGGCCGCACTGGATGACCTACTTCGAGGTCGAGGACGCCGACGCGGCGACGCGCCGGGTCACCGAGCTGGGCGGCCAGGTGCTCCAGCCGCCGCGGGACGGCGCCACCGGGCGGCTGGCGACGGTCGCCGACCCGGAGGGCGCGGTGTTCACGGTCGTGCGGACGGCTCGCTGA
- a CDS encoding thymidine kinase, whose translation MPELVFFSGTMDCGKSTLALQIEHNRSARGLQGMIFTRDDRAGTGKLSSRLGLVTEAVEAGEGLDLYAYLVAHLSAGGKVDYVIADEAQFLAPLQIDQLARIVDDLGLDVFAFGITTDFRTKLFPGSQRLVELADRVEVLQVEALCWCGARATHNARTVGGQMVVEGAQVVVGDVNQPGNEVGYEVLCRRHHRRRMTAAAAGAAALSPDVLPVDAGPADVVRTIRTATPAAAASVSEPSARP comes from the coding sequence ATGCCCGAGCTGGTGTTCTTCTCCGGAACGATGGACTGCGGAAAGAGCACCCTCGCTCTGCAGATCGAGCACAACCGCTCGGCGCGCGGCCTGCAAGGGATGATCTTCACTCGGGACGACCGGGCGGGCACCGGGAAGCTCTCCTCGCGTCTTGGCCTGGTCACCGAGGCGGTCGAGGCGGGCGAGGGCCTCGACCTCTACGCCTATCTCGTGGCCCATCTGTCGGCCGGCGGCAAGGTCGACTACGTGATCGCGGACGAGGCGCAGTTCCTGGCCCCGCTCCAGATCGACCAGCTCGCCCGGATCGTCGACGACCTCGGGCTCGACGTCTTCGCCTTCGGCATCACCACGGACTTCCGCACCAAGCTCTTCCCCGGCTCGCAGCGCCTGGTGGAGCTGGCCGACCGCGTCGAGGTGCTCCAGGTCGAGGCGCTCTGCTGGTGCGGGGCGCGGGCGACGCACAACGCGCGCACCGTCGGTGGCCAGATGGTCGTCGAGGGCGCTCAGGTGGTCGTCGGCGACGTCAACCAGCCCGGCAACGAGGTGGGTTACGAGGTGCTGTGCCGGCGCCACCACCGGCGCCGGATGACCGCCGCCGCGGCGGGCGCCGCGGCACTCTCCCCGGACGTCCTGCCGGTGGACGCGGGGCCGGCGGACGTCGTCCGGACCATACGCACCGCCACCCCCGCTGCCGCCGCCTCCGTCAGCGAGCCGTCCGCACGACCGTGA
- a CDS encoding nucleotide pyrophosphatase/phosphodiesterase family protein encodes MTHPAPAGAAWHEPAPLDPRTAPAPRYGTGSLADLLPAVAAGLGVPQLGSGLDLAPADRVCVFLIDGLGWEALKAHPAEAPFLTSLLPTSMNGTGTPLTAGFPSTTATSLASVGTGLPPGAHGLPGYTVRDPATGALMNQLRWQPWTDPYVWQPHPTVFELADAAGVHTCQVSAPTFAETPLTKIALSGGTFHGRLSGEERMDLAAEQLGAADRALVYTYYSEVDGKGHRFGLDSAEWRSQLRYVDGLAQRLAEQLPPRSALYVTADHGMIDIPFDPESRIDFDEDWELRAGVALLGGEGRARHLYAVPGAAGDVLAVWREVLGDRMWVASRDEAIAAGWFGRPDDGVDERVYRRIGDVIAAASADVAVVASVTEPKESAMVGLHGSMTPTEQLVPLLEVRS; translated from the coding sequence ATGACGCACCCCGCCCCCGCCGGCGCCGCCTGGCACGAGCCCGCCCCGCTGGACCCGCGCACCGCGCCCGCCCCCCGCTACGGCACCGGATCGCTCGCCGATCTGCTGCCCGCCGTCGCCGCGGGCCTGGGCGTCCCCCAGCTCGGCTCCGGACTCGATCTGGCCCCCGCCGACCGGGTCTGCGTCTTCCTGATCGACGGGCTCGGCTGGGAGGCGCTCAAGGCGCACCCGGCCGAGGCCCCGTTCCTCACCTCGCTGCTGCCGACCTCCATGAACGGCACCGGCACCCCGCTCACCGCGGGCTTCCCGTCCACCACCGCCACCTCGCTGGCCTCGGTCGGCACCGGCCTGCCGCCCGGCGCGCACGGCCTGCCCGGCTACACCGTGCGCGACCCGGCGACCGGCGCGCTGATGAACCAGCTGCGCTGGCAGCCGTGGACCGATCCGTACGTGTGGCAGCCGCACCCCACCGTCTTTGAGCTCGCCGACGCCGCCGGCGTGCACACCTGCCAGGTCTCCGCCCCGACCTTCGCGGAGACCCCGCTGACGAAGATCGCGCTCAGCGGCGGCACCTTCCACGGCCGGCTCAGCGGCGAGGAGCGGATGGACCTGGCGGCCGAGCAACTCGGCGCCGCGGACCGCGCGCTGGTCTACACGTACTACAGCGAGGTGGACGGCAAGGGCCACCGCTTCGGCCTCGACTCCGCGGAGTGGCGCAGCCAGTTGCGCTACGTCGACGGGCTCGCCCAGCGCCTGGCCGAGCAGCTCCCGCCGCGCTCGGCGCTCTACGTCACCGCGGACCACGGCATGATCGACATCCCCTTCGATCCGGAGTCCCGGATCGACTTCGACGAGGACTGGGAGCTGCGCGCCGGCGTGGCCCTGCTCGGCGGGGAGGGACGCGCCCGCCACCTGTACGCGGTCCCCGGCGCCGCCGGCGACGTGCTGGCGGTCTGGCGCGAGGTGCTCGGCGATCGGATGTGGGTGGCCAGCCGGGACGAGGCCATCGCGGCCGGCTGGTTCGGACGGCCGGACGACGGCGTCGACGAGCGCGTCTACCGCCGGATCGGTGACGTGATCGCGGCGGCCAGCGCGGACGTCGCCGTCGTCGCCTCCGTGACCGAGCCCAAGGAGTCCGCGATGGTGGGCCTGCACGGTTCGATGACCCCGACCGAGCAACTGGTCCCCCTCCTCGAAGTACGTTCCTGA